Sequence from the Streptomyces sp. NBC_00358 genome:
GAGTCGACGGCGCCGGTGCAGGACATGTCACCCACGGTCCGGTAGCGGACGAGCCGCTTCTCGACCGTCTCGCCGTCCTTCGGGCCGCCCCACTCACCGGCGGTCAGCCACATGTTCGACCGCTGGAACACCTCACGCTCGTGCGCGAAGTAGATGTCGGGAAGTTCGATGCCCTCGCGGGCGATGTACTGCCACACGTCCAGCTCGGTCCAGTTGGACAGCGGGAACACCCGCACGTGCTCGCCGGGCGCGTGACGGCCGTTGTAGAGCTGCCACAGCTCGGGGCGCTGGCGGCGCGGGTCCCACTGCGAGAACTCGTCCCGCAGCGAGAACACCCGCTCCTTGGCGCGGGCCTTCTCCTCGTCACGGCGGCCGCCGCCGAACACGGCGTCGAAGCGCTCGGACTGGATCCTCTCGGTCAGCGGCAGCGTCTGCAGCGGGTTGCGCGTCCCGTCCGGGCGCTCGCGCAGCACACCGCGGTCGATGTAGTCCTGCACCGAGGCCACGTGCAGCCGCAGGCCGTGCCGCTCCACCGTCCGGTCGCGGTATTCGAGGACCTCGGGGAAGTTGTGCCCGGTGTCCACGTGCAGCAGCGTGAAGGGCACCGCGGCCGGCGCGAACGCCTTCAGCGCGAGGTGCAGCATCACGATCGAGTCCTTGCCACCGGAGAACAGGATCACCGGCCGCTCGAACTCACCCGCCACCTCACGGAAGATGTGCACGGCCTCGGACTCCAGCGCGTCCAAGTGGGAAAGGAACAGGGTCACTTCGGCGGTCGGCGCGCTCACACCGGCCCCCGCTCCGCGAGCGGGGCGTGGACCGCGTCGCCGTCCAGGACCTCCACCCGGTGGCCCTCCTCGCGCAGCCGGCCCGCCAGTTCACAGGCGATGGTGGTCCTGCCCGCACTGGGCAGACCCGTGAGCCAGACGGTGGCTCCGCTCGTCACTTGCCGCTCCTGGGAAATCGTGGGGTCCGCGGCGGGCGCGGCCGTCGTCGTGTCCGTCATCCGTGCAGCCCGCACTCGGTCTTCGCCCGGCCCGCCCAGCGGCCGGCGCGCGCGTCCTCGCCCTCCAGCACCCGGCGGGTGCAGGGCGCGCAGCCGACGGACGCGTAACCGTCCGTCAGCAACGGGTTGGTCAACACGCCGTGTTCGGCGACATACGCGTCCACGTCCGCCTGCGTCCAGCGGGCGATCGGCGAGACCTTGACCTTCCGCCGCTTCTCGTCCCAGCCCACGACCGGGGTGTTCGCCCGGGTCTCGGACTCGTCGCGACGCAGCCCGGTCGCCCACGCGTCGTACGCGGTCAGGCCCTCCTCCAGCGGCTTGACCTTGCGCAGGGCGCAGCACAGGTCCGGGTCACGGTCGTGCAGCCTCGGCCCGTGCTCCGCGTCCTGCTCGGCCACACTCCGACGCGGGGTGAGGGTGATGACGTTGACGTCCATCACCGCCTCGACCGCGTCACGGGTACCGATCGTCTCCGGGAAGTGGTAACCCGTGTCCAGGAACACCACGTCCACGCCGGGCTTGGCGCGCGAGGCGAGATGCGCGACGACCGCGTCCTCCATGGACGAGGTCACACAGAACCTCGACCCGAACGTGTCCACCGCCCACCTGAGGACCTCCAGCGCCGACGCGTCCTCCAGGTCACGCCCCATCCGCCCGGCGAGCAACCGGAGTTCGCCGGAACGGCCGGTGTCAGCGCCCTTCATTCGCCGCTCCCTGGCCGACGCCCAGCGCCACGAGTCCGAGCAGCCGGAGGAACGAGAAGCTGAACGCGCGCTCGCACGCGCCGCATTTCCAGGTGTCATGCCCCTCACCGGCCCGGAAGAGCCCCTTGTACTCGCAGTACGGGCAGGGGTGGAGCAACTCGCGTTCAGTCATTGGTTCTCCTGTCCGGAAGCACTGTGACAAAGGGTTCTCTCGATGACGGTAAAAGCCTCGAAGGGAAATACCCTTTTCCGGAGATCGGCAGTGCCGGTCACCTTAGCAACGGCCGCGGATAGGCCACTGACACGGCGCTGATGCGTTCCGCGGTCCGGCGCCGCAAGCGCTGTGTCAGCGTGCGGTCAGCGGTGTTTGAGATAGTCGCGGATGGATTTCGCGGGCCGCTGCGGGACTCATCGGCGGCCCACCTTGAAGATCCGGGAAATCCCTTGCCCAGAGCCCCTCGGTCCGGGGCCATTGCGCATGCCTGCGACCGGGGGACCCGAACCGCAAGTTCCAGAAGAGGGGCAATTGCACGATGAGACTATCCAGGCTCCGAAGAACAGGGTTCTCACGGCGTTTGTCCGTGGTTCTTCTGACCTTAGGACTGACCACTGCCCTCCTCGGCGGATCCGGTCAGGCACAGGAGTCGGCCACGTCGTGGACCTCCGAGTTCACGGCGTCCAACGGAACGACCTACACCGCCACCAACCATCTGCTGGCCAAGGCGCGCGGACACGGGCGCGAGTGGCTGCTCGCCTGGGCGGGTCCGGTGGACCACACCACGCCCGACTTCCTCACCGTCATCGACGCGACACCCGACTCACCGCACTACGGCGAGGTCGTCAACACGGTGACGATGGGGCCGGGCAAGGGCAACGAGCCGCACCACATGCAGTACCTCTGGCACAAGGGCGCCCGGCTGTTCGCGGGCGGCATCCTGACGGACACGACGTTCGTGTTCGACACGAAGGCCCTGCCGGCCGTCAAGCTCGTCGGCGTGAACGTCCCCACGGACACCCCGTGCGGCACGCTGCCGGACGCCTACCAGGTGCTGCGTGACGGCACCGCGTACGGCACGTACATGGGCGGCCCGAACATCACCGGACCGTGCACCTACACCAACGGCGAGGTGCGGGAGGGCAACGGTGCCGGGGGCTCGCCCGGCGAGATCGTCTACTTCGGCAAGGACGGCCGGACCGTCTCCGAGATCCCCGCGGCCGTGAAGGGCGGCGAGGACCCGGTCCAGTGCGGCAACGTACCGGTGCTGAAGGAGGCGAGCTGCGCCAACCCGCACGGCATCGCCGTACGCGAGGACATGAACATCATGGTCGCCAGCGACTTCGTCGAGGCACGCAATTTCGTGACCCCCGACGTGGAACTGCGTGAGGACCTCGCGCGGCAGACGGTCCGCGTCTGGGACATCAGCGACCGGGCCGACCCGAAGCTGAAGTCCGTCTCCAAGGTCGCGGACGGTCCCCGGCTCGCCCAGGAGAAGGACCCGATCTTCGGCGAGTCCCGGGTGCTCATGGAGACGGCGCTGCCCAACAAGCACGGCCACAAGGGTGCGTTCGTCTCCTCGATGACCGGCGGCGCGGTCTTCTACACGCCGGACATCACGGCCACGAAGCCGAAGTGGAAGGAGGTGCTGGACGACACCACGCCGTACCAGACCTTCGCCCCCGACGGCTCGGTGACCGGTGGCGGCGACAACTCCAGCTGGCTGGCCGTCAGTCCGGACGACCGCTACCTGTTCCACACGGTGATGGGCGCGTCGAAGCCCTACGGAGAGCCGCTCGACCGGACGACCGGCATGGTCTATGTGCTGGACATCCACAAGCTGCTCGCCTCGGGCGACGACCCGCGGTGCTCCATCGACAAGCTCGACGAGGTCTACAAGGGCGGCGACGAGAGCGACTGTCCCGGCCTGGTCGGTACCGTCCCGATCCGGGACACCACCGACGGCGGACCCCACTGGGGCGCGATGGACAACTTCACCCAGGGGAAGGACGGCATGTACCGCGAGGCCACCCAGGTCAAGCGGATCGCCACCGCCAACTACTTCCTGGCCGGCGCCTTCGGCGGCGACGGCGACCACCGGGTGTGCATGTTCACCCTCGGCGGGAAGACGGGGATCTCCCTGGACAAGCGGTTCCGCGACGAGGTCACCGGCGAGCCGTGCGTCAGCTTCAACCGGACGTCGTGGCCGCACGGCGACACCGGTGACGCTCGGCCCCACGGTGTGCTGTTCGTCGTGAGCGACGGCGTGCTGCGGTGAGCAACACCTTCTCGATCCAGTCGTCCGCGGCGGCCGTCGGCCGCCGCGGGCCCCTGGTCCTGGCCGCGCAGGACTTCCGGCCGTTGTACGGCGTCCTGCTGGGCGCGTTCG
This genomic interval carries:
- the cysD gene encoding sulfate adenylyltransferase subunit CysD translates to MSAPTAEVTLFLSHLDALESEAVHIFREVAGEFERPVILFSGGKDSIVMLHLALKAFAPAAVPFTLLHVDTGHNFPEVLEYRDRTVERHGLRLHVASVQDYIDRGVLRERPDGTRNPLQTLPLTERIQSERFDAVFGGGRRDEEKARAKERVFSLRDEFSQWDPRRQRPELWQLYNGRHAPGEHVRVFPLSNWTELDVWQYIAREGIELPDIYFAHEREVFQRSNMWLTAGEWGGPKDGETVEKRLVRYRTVGDMSCTGAVDSEATTLDAVITEIAASRLTERGATRADDKMSEAAMEDRKREGYF
- a CDS encoding phosphoadenylyl-sulfate reductase, which encodes MKGADTGRSGELRLLAGRMGRDLEDASALEVLRWAVDTFGSRFCVTSSMEDAVVAHLASRAKPGVDVVFLDTGYHFPETIGTRDAVEAVMDVNVITLTPRRSVAEQDAEHGPRLHDRDPDLCCALRKVKPLEEGLTAYDAWATGLRRDESETRANTPVVGWDEKRRKVKVSPIARWTQADVDAYVAEHGVLTNPLLTDGYASVGCAPCTRRVLEGEDARAGRWAGRAKTECGLHG